The Dermacentor andersoni chromosome 1, qqDerAnde1_hic_scaffold, whole genome shotgun sequence genomic interval actcacgcgagccggacacatgccaataacggctagTGTTCCACCGttggcgacttggaccacaggcgacggggcaggagtgaggacttgagacgattccgaagctgagcattcatcacagatacgtgcgcgccagtgtcaatcagagccgtaacaggtacactattcacgttcactttaatgaggttccgatgtgtgggcaaggtcacaAGAGGGTTTTTGCGTCAGGTCGgcttggcagcatcacctcctggggctgcacccgttagttttcccgaagggtgcgccggaaggagctaggggacggtgatcgacgagatgggggcgatcggaagaaacggcgacgtggcgaaggagagcggctagaccGGGTAGGAAGAGAAGTGTCACCAGAATttactggctgcgtttgcggaGGGAagcgaggagcagcatgagggcggTGGGATGGGAGGTAGTTCCAggggtcgaattccacgaagaccggcagtgacgtgaaatatggcggATACGGTCACAAGTGAAGCACataggcctgtcgtctggagtacgccattcggccgggttgcgataccgcgttggggtATTCAGGCTGCGGGTACGTATGACAGTgttggacggagtgtagtcaggccgattaacagagcagacgttggtcaagccaacgttggccaattcttggcgcatGACGGACTGGATCAATGAGctggtcgcctggcaattgtcggggccatgggctGCGGCTTCTATGTCACGTCGGATGGCATGTAGAatgtcatcagagcgattgggcgtgggcggactgcggaggcCTTCGCAGGTAGAcatagcagccgtgttgggaaggcggggaaatggctgggcaatgcagCGGCTCTTGgtttcttcaaaccgccggcattcggtaataatggctagcacagtggaagaattcttgaacacAAGGAGATGGAAGGCACCATATCCTATGCCCTTAATGAAATGTGTGACTTTATccggttcggacatcttcggatccactttgcggcacagagcgagtacgtcctgaatgtacgtaaGGCAGGATGCAGTGTACgcctggacacgcgaagcgaggtctttttgggcggcgcgctgacgtccaacaggcttgccaaacaaatctttgagcttctgtttacaaatgtcccagctggtaagttgctcctcgtgggtctgaaaccagacgcgtgccgtgccccCGTGGCAAAATATCATATTAGCaagcatgatggtctggtcccagttgttgctggcgctcacccactcatatagttgaagcccgtcttcaacatcagtgtcgtcggtgccacaaaaggttcctgggtcgcggggttgtgctagaatgacaatgggcgtgggtgccgacgggtccgaagcatcctcgccttgagctggcattgtagatgcagccaaggagcacccgctgcgtaaatccgtcttgacaATGATTCcccaacctccaccaaaaatgttacggggttaaaaccagtcagacgtatatttacaggatatttacaataattgtagcagctgacaagatggtagacagcgcgcgaagtccagagcgtcgtcttcttcccacCAAGAtgaaaacatcttcttcgtcagcgtgtcacaatatgttCATCATTCGGGATGAACCCGCAATGGGAGCATCAAAACGGTACATTCCCCCGCTACATGGCCAAGAAGATATCCGAGTTGAATAAGCAGCAAAGTTACGTGAACTAAAGGTCCAAAACCAGCGCCCAGTGGCCACGGAACTGACACTCCGACTGCTAATCGATGACGAGCCTTCAGACTTTGACGTCTGTGAAAAGGGAAACACGAGTGAGGGGGTGCTGAAATATgtgttgtggtgcagcacaaaGATTCTCCTAAAAAAATTTCTGCCGGCGATTGAATGACAAGGTGTCTGACCCAGACAACAAGGCTCTAAAGCGGAAGCTGCAAACTCTAACGAATAAATGAATAGAACGCCGGTGCGGGTAGAAAACACCTGTCTCTTTATTTCTATTTCTGCCTAATTTTATTCAGAGTACTACACACGTAGACGAAAAGAACTCAGCCAAGCGCACATCTATTATGCGGACTTGTGCTGAAACGTTTTTACGCTTCCGCCGGAGCCGGCCCCGTCCGGCTGACGTCATGGAGGCAGCCCCCCGGCCTTGAGCcagtctaggtggcgttgctcaatctcgcgcgcgcaagggaggaaagcggggaggtagcgcgccgtcttcctcAATCACGTGCAAGGCTCCGGGCGAGGGGGCGTTATACTCCGACGGggactgcgtatggcacggccgcgcgggccctatcttgaaagcgatctgcgatgggaacAGAGTGTGCCGCGTGCTGATGGCTTCGTATGCGCCGTGTTCTGGCCGCTTTGTTCGCCTTAAAGGTAAAGACAACACGAAGGCTAATTccctcgctgctgccgccgcgcttcctcaattcagcgttttgacggcgagtgtgcgcggtcatcgagttgtgcgcacgtgacactatgcttgttaatttagttagtaagcgaatgttttcaagtGCATACGGCCAGTAAAACTACTATCCTGagttcgtataactgtctactaaatTGTTatgcaatcgacgcttcgcctttcgggtgaaacggCGACTTTCTTGCTGTTCTTTGCGCTCTTGGTCTTATTTTTCTGCGCGAAGAAAATACACTTTCCGCGCAAGGAAAGTCGAGATTTATTAAGTCACCTGCTGTTCTCACGCAAGCAGAACAGACCATCCTGTATTTCGTAATTTCTATTTAATGAGGGAGAAGCATCAGGAGAACAGAGGGGTTCGACGTTTGTTAGTAGCAACCGCATACAtacgatgaaattaagaaatacatAGGAGAAATTGATCCCGTTATTTTATTGAAATGTACTATAGTAAAGGAgtcggaaatgaaagtggaagaaaagacaacttgccaccGGTAGGAAGCGTACCCAGAACCTCGACATGACGCACGCAGTGCTCTTCCAATTTAAATACGGCGGCGGCTGTCCTGCCGTCTACTTCGTGGGGGTGTTTGCGTATATGTACTAGACGTAGCCCTAGTGGTGTTAGCCATCGTCACTCACGGCCATGGTGGCGGATGCGGAACGCCCTTTTAACAGCAGGCATCGCGTGAAACTTAACTCCGGAGGACTAACAGTGCCTTTACCACCGTTCGGAAAGAAGTTCCTCTCCAAAGGCCAAAGTCAAATTGACCTCGTGTATGTCTTCAGCAGTGGCAAAGCCACTACCCGGGTTGCACCGCAAGGAAAGCGTACTGTCGCCGCTTTTGTTTTGTGCAGTCATAACTGCTCTTACAGATATTTTGCCCAATTGTCGATTGCACATAAACATATTGTGAGGCTATCATAATCAGCCTTGAAGTTATGCCCGGGATTGCCCTCACAGCGATTCAGCGGCGCCTTGCAGCACTTGACTCTTTACTGAAGGTCCATGGGGCATATTTCGAGTGCAGCTACGGAACATACGTCTATAGGTATATACAAAACTGGCAGTCGATGGGTGACGCAATAAGCAAGTCGAGCACATGATGTTCCCAAGCATCTGCTTATATCTCCTTATCGTTTAGAGGCAGCCTTGTAGCAGTATGTCAACATCGTCTGTGGCACGGCTGAATATAGTGTGATTACTTGCAGGTGTCATCGGGAGGAACCGTCATGCATCCATGCTCAAACAGCGCTTGGCTGTCATCTTGAGTGGGAAATCGACTTCTTCCTCTGTACACATTCCCCGTGATTCTCCAAAGCCGAGGCGTGCCAACAGCCCTATCAGCACAGCAAGCGCCATCAGACAAAGTTCTGGCGGAAGTCGACTGTGTGCTGCTGCGTCTCCGCTCTTCCAGCGAACTTTCTAGTCAACTTATCTGCGATGAAGAGACGCTGGCTGGTTGCATTATCAAACAGCCTATTCTATACGACAAACTGACATTTCTGCGAATTTTTACATGTTCCAGCCCTGGGTTACCATTTACCTCAAATGCTTTTTTTCCCAGCAAGACATTCCGTTAGCGCACTAACATTAGTGTTACGAATTCCGGATACCATGGGAGCGATTGTAGATCGTTGTCCGAAacgcgttcagtttgcgttcagtttcgcctaaCGTGACTGGCCTAGGCCGCACCAAGTTGTAAGCCGCGCCCGCGGGTTACGACTCGGCGCGGCCCAGGCCAGtcacgtgaggcgaaactgacCGCAAAGTGAATGCGCGTTTCGatcaacgatctccgatcgcgcccatGAATGCAGTCAACACCGTTGACTCCACTCACGGAAGCAAGGTACTTGGTAAAGTGTGTTGTAGACGTAAAATGGCTACGTACGAGTTTACATGGCTGAATCACTCAACAAAGAGCTGCGCATTTGGCTCGTAGGCTGCGTTCACACTTGGCCTCTGAGCAGGCGGAAGTGGAAAAAAACTTGACAAAATCCGCCCGCCTAGGCGGAGAAACGGGCGGAAAACCAGGCGGCGAAAAAATCGGTCTCGGACCGATTTTTTCGCCCAGGCGAAGCGGAAAGACGTTCCGCTTTACCGGAAGCTGCAATCGCATGTAAACATCCGGTCGCGAACTTGCGGTCGTAAACATGACACCGAAAGTGTCGGCTGCTATGCTCATCGACGCCGTCAAAAGCCACCCCGTGCTCTATGACAAGACTCACCATCTGTACAAAGACACGTACCACAAGAATGAGATCTGGGCGAAGATAGCCGAAGAGCTGGGAGTGAGCAGTAAGCACTCGCACATTTTCTCTCGCTACGCTGGTGGTGCTTTGTGGGTATAGTTTCGGAAGTAACTTATACCGAGAATGCTTGGTCAGCGCCGTTGTTAGGAGCAAGTGCGCGCCGTGCTTTCGTCtcatttcatttacttgtcattgtaatgctttttggtttcttttgcGCCAAAAACTGAAGCAACGCATGCAGAAACCGTGTCTACAGCACCGTGTGGACTGTAACGCATAGGGTCGAATGGGTATATCACTGTTTCTGTCACCGCGCCGCAAGCCAAGAATCCTGGCAAGTAAATCCAAAACATCGAATGTAGGCATGCTGGACTTGCGCAGTTGCTATATGCAAAACCTTCGAATGAATAAATGAGGTGCATGTTGCACGCACGCTCAGTCTGTGCCGCGAGCGCAACCGATCAAAGGTGACACtatatgccgtttttttttttgttagacaaaTGGCACTCCAGCCAAATTCAACTTTGTACATGCAAATTCAGCCATTGTGTTTTATAACAGCTGCTCAGGTGACAGCATGTGGTCCTAAAGAATACGGCATATGCATTCATGCAAACAGTTATCTCTTTTGCCACTACCCTTTGCACGGCAAAAAGCCTTGCCTTGatcacagcatgtgtagctgGTTCACATTTACTGGTGGCCTGTCATTTAAAACTGCAACTGTTGCGCAGGTGCATTATGCCAGAAGAAGTTTAAGAACCTCAAGGACACCTTCACAAAAACGAAAAATCAGATCAGGGATTCGATGAAAAGTGGCGCTGGTGCCCATGACGTGCCCCTCGTGAAGTGGAAGCACTTCGAAGCAATGACGGGCATAATGGAAGCTGTTTATCAGGAGCCAATGTAAGTCCTGTCTGTGTAGTAACAAACTTGCCTTGAAAGTTGTGTTTGCATGGTCAGCTGGGTTGTTGAGAGTAAGATAAGTTACCATGCAGCATCATttgattttatttgtttgaagggCTGTAATGGCTTGCTGTTACCTTTCTGGTATACTTGGCAAGCATGATGTTCATAATATTCACCTCTGCTGCATTTTTTACTTGCTGCTTCTGCGAGCAGCAACTGCAAGGGTATCTAGTTTCGCTGTTCTTCTGTGCCTTATTTCATATTTTACTTTTCTAGCTTGTGCAGCAACCTCGAATTTGGCTCCTTTGATGGGTGAGTGAATGACTGACATGCATATTTGTAACGTCTCTACAGTCTGTAGCGCATGCTAATTCACATATTCTTCAAACTCCATGACAACGCTCGCTGCTAGGCTGGCCCGTAGTTGGTGACAACTTCAGCGTCAACCAGAAGGACAAATCGTTAATGTGGCAGTATTTTTTAGGTATGACTTTTTTCTGGTCATTAGTGGACCTGATTGGAAGAAGGGCAACACAGGCCAAATAGGTAGGATCCATATGTCTATTGCGAAGTACTATATTAAACTACCAATTTGAAACAGTGGGTAACCTAGGAATgcataagttatatatatatatatatatatatatatatatatatatatatatatatatattatggggtttaacgtgccaaaaccactttctgattgtgaggcacgccgtagtggaggactccggaaatttcgaccacctggggatctttaacgtgcacctaaatctaagtacatgggtgttttcgcatttcgcccccatcgaaatgcggccgccgtggtcgggattcgatcccgcgacctcgtgctcagcagcccaacaccatagccactgaacaaccacggcgggttgcataAGTTAAAGCTACATCTGTTGTGAACATTAAAATGTTTCAAATCCTCACGGTACTTTGCCTAAGCAAAACATTCAGTGGCTTGTGCATACATTGCCATCTCCGATTCTTCGAGTGTGCATAATAATTTAATGGTAGGGACGGTAATGAGCAAGTTCTGAGAATGTATTTTATTAGTCACTGTTTAACACCACACATTGTTAAATTGCACATTGATATCAGTGAGCACCAGCTGCAATTGGTGTAGTTGTTATTTATGCAGAATGATCGTAGCTGAAGGCCCAGCAGCAGCCAGTCACGATATTGAAGATGTACCAGCAACAGGAGATGCAGACGACTTCGAAGAGATGGTGGTGCCAGAAAGTTTAGAAAGTGCACCGCATACAGACACACAACCTGCAAGCAAGACAACGGAATGGTAAATGTAATTACGGTACAATGTTCCCTAAAAAaccgcaagttttttttttttacaggcagccTAACGATGCAGAAAGTGATATTGAGCCAGAAGTGGTGCTTGACACAACTGAAACGTATGTAGGACTAGGTGCCCCTACCCATTTATGTATACATTGCCAAAACTAGCTCACCAACTTCTTCCCTTATAGGGTACCAAGACCAAGAAAAGTGGCAAAGGCATCCAAAAATCCCCAGCGGTAATGTAGAAATTGGTATTGTGATAGTCAACAGTAGTGGAGACATCCTTTCCTTTGCAGCCCCGATTGCAGCGGTCCCTCCTATGCAGCAGTTGCTGCCGCATGCCTTGACCACCTGAAGGCAGTTGGAAAAGAGCGCCGACAAAAAGAGGAGACCCAGGACACTGTCTACCATTTCTGCATGGCAGCTGCTGGATTTTTACGGTCACTGCCACCTGATGACCAATTTGACTGTATGTGTTCCATCCAAGCCACCATTCAAAAAAAAGTAATGGAAGTGAGGGCTCAGAGGAGCGAAAAATAGTCCTGAAAACATAGCTGCTTGGTATAATGTACATACACAGTTTTTTTTCTCTGATATTTATCTGTGATATTTAAGTGCCATTGCGTGTTTGTCATCCACTTCTTACACAGTTGACTCCCATGTCGCTACTCATGCCAGCGCTCCCATACTGCCCcttcctctgcgaaggcgctaaGTGGTCTGTGACTATACATACAAACATGTctttctcaaattctttgcctcaacgTATTGTGAAATGAAAATACATATAGAGCTGTGCTataattttgcattagggattaTCGTAATATTCAGAATATTTCCAGCTATTACCATGTCAGGTATTTAAGTTCTAGGCATTGTCTTGTTTTGAAATTCCCCACTCGTACTCAACAGTCATTACCTAGCAGCCCTGTGGCCAGTTTTAGTcgcattccattttttttttttgataacatGTCGTATCCCTGAGCCTATAGTGCCTCGACCAAGTCCTCTATGGCAGAAAGTTAGTATCCATCTTTTTCCCCTAGTACTATATGTGATACTTAAGCTCTTGTGCAAATAACGATAAGGGCTTGGCATGTTCAACTCATCCTGCACTGGACAGAACTATACAGTACAAAGTTTTTACCTGTGATACGTATTTATTGAAAATACGAGTGATATTTAAGGCCTTGTCCAGGACAGTAAAAATAAGGGTTTGTTGTTCTTTGATCTCGATACGTGGTATACAGAACTACACAGTACAATCTGCCAATTTTAAGACTTGTGTACCAAGTCTGTAGATGTGATAGTTAAGCTCGTCTAAAGTTGTGAAGTAAGTGTTTGGAAAGCTCAGAACTGCGCGGTACATTTAGTACCCATTTTTTATCCTATTGATATAAATTGTACACTCACGATCGTGGAAAAAAGGGCTAGCCATGCTGTGCACAGAGCTGCACAGCCTAGTGTTTGTATCCAGGTTTTCCTTGAAAGCGCCTTTTCTAAGCTACACTATGTTTTTAATCGCAGTACTGTTTGCAATACGGTCACATGTATACAAGAAACGTTTATTGCAAATAAAGACCTACTTTCTATCTGGTGGTATCGATGATGCTGTCTTGCCAGGGGACCCTGCCATCATCAGAAATGCAGTACTGGCAAAGCTTGTCCCTCACAGCATAGGCTTGCCTAAACAAAAGTAAATACGCGAGTGGCACAGTTAGACAACAGAAGTGTGTGCAGAAAATGTACTACGGTATGTTTAGAACACAATACATCGTTTTCTGTCAAGCATTAAAATAAAACGTGAAATTGGGGTTAATCTGCCATTTCAATACTCAGAGATAATCACAAGGTTTAGAATGCTGGGCCAGAACAAAGTACCTAATATGGCTTGTATACTATATCAGCAATGTATATGTTTCCAGATTGCTTTGTGCAAGACGCTGCACTGCAAAGCCAGAATTTGTTTATAAATTGTTATTGTGAGTCCTTTATTTTAATGTGTCACAATATGAACGTCTTGGAGAACATAATACTTTTGGCTAAAAGATAGTCTTCCAGCAAAGTAGGTTCGAACTACAAGTAGATAAAAACAGCTCTTGCTAGAAAATAATTGCACGTGCATCCAGAAATGCTTTTTAAGCGAATGGGCTATTCAGCTCGCACATGCTTTTTCAGTATGAGATATGCTTATGCACAAATCCATAAAAAAGACAATGCTCTGCAACACAGATGCAAGAGATCGTTTGTTAAACTAGAAATACCTGGTTGAGTTAAAGCCTGTAGATTGCAATGCAGACAAAGCATCTCTGCTGCCTTCTTCAGCTCTCCAGCTACCTTCGGTCACTTGCCCTTGCCAATCCTCGCAGTCAGCAGTTCCAGGTGGACAGTATGCAGCTCGAGACCCAGGCGATTCATGAAGTAAGAAATTGTGTAGCGCTACACAAGCACACACAATTCTGTTGACATTATCGTCCTTTGCTTTAAATGGCCGTCGAAGAATTCGCCATCTCTGTGCCATAATGCCAAAAGCATTTTCAACCACTCTTCGAGTTCGGCTAAGTCTGTAGTTAAATATTCTTCTCTGATGTCTCTCTTCAAATGGCTGACTTGCATCAGATGTGTCGGCACGCAGTGGTTGAAGGGCTTTAACAATGTACAAGATAAACTTGATGTAAAGAAAAATTACAGAAATACAATGTGCCACTACAAGAACACACAGCCCAAATGGCATAAAAAAACTGTTGTACCTTACTTTTGCGAGAATAAGGTCTCATCATAAAGGTCTTCAGAGGGAAAGCCTCATCTCCAACAAAAAAATAGGGCATCTTGCCAATGCTGCCAATCTCGGGGTCTTCAGGAATTCCAATTTGATTTGCCAAAATCAACTCCTGGAACTTGCTGCGTGCAAACACGCCACCATCGGACTCGCTGCCGAAGTGCCCAATTTCGACATACAGAAACCTAAGGATGTACACAAAACATTTTATATTAGAAGCAAACGCATGTAGAAGTGTTGTCATTGGATACATTTTAATATGTTCAAATGTATATATGGGTTAAACCTTCCATCAGTTTTATCTTGTAACATTCATCTCTTTTTTTCAAGGAATAGGTAATGACGACGAGAGTTATTAACGTAGTGTAATCTGACTTTTGTGTTGTATCTAACTGATGCATGAAATTGTTAATGGATATAAACACTAAAGATTTAAGTCCGAAGTCGTGTATATCAAGAACCACTAATAGCCCACTTCCTCATTATCTTACCATTCACTTGGAAACTGTTAATTCTTAGTACACTAGGAGTAACTTGGTAACTAGGAGTCCACATCATGGCTAATCTAACTTGGTTGCTATATACCAAATACAATATTACCAATGTTAACCACATGCTTGGCTATTTATGCTCTAACTTCCCTACTGCCCTTCCTTTTTTAAATTAATGGCTGAACAACGCAAATCATCCGTACCTGTAACTTGCATCACTTATCGCAAGCAATGACTTGTTGAAACTACTTTTGTAGTTCCTGTTTAAGGTTCCTGATTTGGCGGGGCACTCAATGACCACGTGTTTGCCATCAATGGCTCCAATACAATGAGGCAAGTTCCACTTTTCTTCATACTCATTTGCAACCTAATGAAAAAAGCAGAATGAAACACTACTGAGCGAAATCCACATTATAAAAGAGTAAAATTTCAGCGATTTGTGCAAAGCCTCAAGCAACGCAATCTGAGGTAAATGTCGCTTTATAGTTTTGCTTTTACCTATGCAACATTAACTGTGCAGAACACACAGCCCATACTGAGTGTTGCAATTCGCAGTCTGTGATTGAACTATTACATGTTCAAGAAACCCAGGTTGTCCAGGTTAACCTGGAGTCCATTACATCGTACCTCATAATGAgaacatggttttggcacataaaaacccCACCATACAACATATAGTGCTACACTTATTGTTTCTTACATTCCGACTGCATGCACAGAACCTAAAATAGGTACTGAGTAACAGTATGTGAAGCTCTTCAAACTTACATTACTGAGCACATGCAAACCTTTGGGTTGCAATGCGTTAATACTCAATATCTGTGTCTCTATAGGAAATTGTGTCTTCTAGTTTTGCTTACGTCAGAAACAGAGGCTTTCAGTGCTGTTCCTAATGACTCAGTTATACAACTGCAGTAGTCTAATCTGCTTTAACACAGTTTTAATTTGATTAAGTAAGAAGCAAAATTAGGAAAGTACATACCTGTGTGTTTAACAAGACGCAATATTTCAATCTATGTGTACTTATTTCATTTGGAAGAATGGAACCTTCTGAGCTGATGTATGAAGTGTGAATTGAGCGCGATTTCTCCAAAACAGTTGCGTCTTCTCTACTACACTCACGTTCCCGACCGCAGGGTAGGAACCTTTGTTGGGAACAGGTGAAACATCCTCGCTCAAGAGGTGCACAGTGTGACATATGTACACTGAGAAGGGCAGAAAAGATGAGCACCCGTGTTGTCTGCCAACTTGTTTTGTCTAACTCCTGGGTATGTGTGTTAATTTGCTCGACACTTCTAGCAACTAAATTTATAACTTGTGCAAAAATTAACATGCATTTTCATTGCAATTTTGACTTCAACTTTCATTTTCTAAATAATCAAGTAGGAAGCACTAGCCATGGCCAGTGTATGGTGACAGAGATTTTGTCATTTTCATCAGTTATTTGCAATATAAAAAATGCACGCTATCATTTGGCATTTAAAGCTGTTTGGTGGGCATGCGTGAATACTGGATCTTTAGTTCGAAGTGAATAGTGATTTAGGACGAATATTTTTGAATCTAACGTATGTTGTGCGAAGTCACGGCAAACTccaatgaatttgtaaacttttttATTTACCAAGGATAATTTGGGAGTTACGAAGTG includes:
- the LOC140218594 gene encoding transcription factor Adf-1-like yields the protein MTPKVSAAMLIDAVKSHPVLYDKTHHLYKDTYHKNEIWAKIAEELGVSSALCQKKFKNLKDTFTKTKNQIRDSMKSGAGAHDVPLVKWKHFEAMTGIMEAVYQEPILCSNLEFGSFDG